The Deinococcus sonorensis KR-87 genome includes a window with the following:
- the recD2 gene encoding SF1B family DNA helicase RecD2: MAAPHSDVHAPVQLRVTGSVNKVRFRAESGFTVALARLKNEEGEDPDATLVGLMPPIEVGDTFSADVVMEEHREYGYQYRVLNLILEAVPADLTPEGVAAYLEARVDGVGKVLAGRIARHFGAGTFDVLGSEPQLLLQVPGVTQSTLHKMVQSWSSQGSERRLLAGLQGLGLSISQAQKALKHFGEPALDHLQQDLYALTEVEGIGFLTADRLAQAQGVPQDDPRRLTAAAVYALQQAALQGGHSYLPRERAVKGIMHYTRVGLPQAQLALDNALEFSRLKDDDGRIYLPHALRAERKLAQTIRVLLATPPAEAWEVRDNAARGLDDAQAQVLELLRDQRLVVLTGGPGTGKSTTTRRVADLAEALGLDVGLCAPTGKAARRLGELTGRTASTIHRLLGYGPGGFRNNHLEPVMHDLIIVDEVSMCGDALMLSLLSAVAPGARVLLVGDVDQLPPVDAGLPLMALTQAAPTIRLQKVYRQAAQNPIIAAAHGLQHGEAPQWGDARLSQVAVEPDGGARRVALLVRELGGPSQVQVLTPMRKGPLGVEMLNHHLQGIFNPGEGGTRIADGEARPGDVVVQTKNDYQNEVFNGTLGTVLSAGPGRLQVDFDGNVVELSGAELFNLTLGYALTVHRAQGSEWGTVLGVLHEVHAPMLSRNLAYTALTRARERFVAAGSTRAWEVAARRQREERCTHLLERIRSA, translated from the coding sequence ATGGCCGCCCCTCACTCTGATGTCCACGCTCCGGTTCAGTTGCGCGTTACGGGCAGCGTCAACAAGGTGCGCTTCCGGGCCGAAAGCGGCTTCACGGTGGCGCTGGCCCGCCTGAAGAACGAGGAGGGCGAGGACCCGGACGCCACCCTGGTGGGCCTGATGCCGCCCATCGAGGTGGGTGACACCTTCAGTGCCGACGTCGTGATGGAAGAACACCGCGAGTACGGCTACCAGTACCGAGTGCTGAACCTGATCCTAGAGGCGGTGCCGGCAGACCTCACGCCGGAGGGCGTGGCTGCCTACCTGGAAGCGCGGGTGGATGGGGTGGGCAAGGTGCTGGCCGGGCGCATCGCGCGGCATTTCGGGGCCGGCACCTTCGACGTGCTGGGCAGCGAGCCGCAGCTGCTGTTGCAGGTGCCGGGCGTGACCCAGAGCACCCTGCACAAGATGGTCCAGAGCTGGAGTTCCCAGGGCTCGGAACGGCGGCTGCTGGCGGGGCTGCAGGGCCTGGGCCTGAGCATCTCGCAGGCGCAGAAGGCGCTGAAACACTTCGGAGAGCCGGCGCTCGACCACCTGCAGCAGGACCTGTACGCCCTGACCGAGGTGGAAGGCATCGGCTTCCTGACGGCCGACCGGCTGGCGCAGGCCCAGGGCGTGCCGCAGGATGACCCGCGCCGCCTGACGGCCGCCGCCGTGTACGCATTGCAGCAGGCGGCGCTTCAGGGCGGCCACAGCTACCTGCCGCGCGAGCGGGCAGTGAAGGGCATCATGCACTACACCCGCGTGGGGCTGCCGCAGGCGCAGCTGGCGCTGGACAACGCGCTGGAGTTCTCCCGCCTCAAGGACGACGACGGGCGCATCTACCTGCCGCACGCCCTGCGCGCCGAGCGCAAGCTGGCCCAGACCATCCGCGTGCTGCTGGCCACCCCGCCCGCCGAGGCCTGGGAGGTCCGGGACAACGCTGCCAGAGGGCTGGACGACGCCCAGGCACAGGTGCTGGAACTGCTGCGCGACCAGCGGCTGGTGGTGCTGACCGGCGGCCCCGGCACCGGCAAGTCCACCACCACCCGGCGGGTGGCAGATCTGGCGGAGGCGCTGGGCCTGGACGTGGGCCTGTGCGCGCCCACCGGCAAGGCGGCGCGGCGGCTGGGCGAGCTGACCGGGCGCACCGCCAGCACCATCCACCGGCTGCTCGGGTACGGCCCCGGCGGCTTCCGGAACAACCACCTGGAACCGGTGATGCACGACCTGATCATCGTGGACGAGGTGAGCATGTGCGGCGACGCGCTGATGCTGTCGCTGCTGTCGGCGGTGGCCCCGGGCGCGCGGGTGCTGCTGGTGGGCGACGTGGACCAGTTGCCCCCGGTGGACGCGGGGCTGCCCCTGATGGCACTCACCCAGGCTGCCCCCACCATCCGGCTGCAGAAGGTCTACCGTCAGGCGGCCCAGAACCCGATCATCGCGGCGGCGCACGGCCTGCAGCACGGCGAGGCGCCGCAGTGGGGCGACGCCCGCCTGAGTCAGGTGGCGGTGGAACCGGACGGCGGGGCGCGGCGGGTGGCGCTGCTGGTGCGCGAACTGGGCGGGCCTTCACAGGTGCAGGTGCTGACGCCCATGCGCAAGGGACCACTGGGCGTGGAGATGCTCAACCACCACCTGCAGGGCATCTTCAACCCCGGCGAAGGTGGTACCCGCATCGCGGACGGTGAGGCCCGGCCAGGCGACGTGGTGGTGCAGACCAAGAATGACTACCAAAACGAGGTGTTCAACGGCACGCTCGGCACGGTGCTGAGTGCCGGGCCGGGCCGCCTGCAGGTGGACTTTGACGGCAACGTGGTGGAACTGAGCGGTGCCGAGCTGTTCAACCTGACGCTCGGCTACGCCCTGACCGTTCACCGCGCCCAGGGCAGCGAGTGGGGCACCGTGCTGGGCGTGCTGCACGAGGTCCACGCGCCGATGCTCAGCCGTAACTTGGCCTACACCGCCCTGACCCGCGCCCGCGAGCGCTTCGTGGCGGCCGGATCCACCCGCGCCTGGGAAGTGGCTGCCCGCCGCCAGCGCGAGGAGCGCTGCACACATCTGCTGGAACGGATTCGCAGCGCATAG
- a CDS encoding Ig domain-containing protein: MRRRLLWPLGLTLSVVLAACGSTGTSSTTSTSDALYFATSNVPVGYVGESYSTDIQMAGGIGPYSLKLTDGQLPEGLTLSGRTITGRPSKAGLYTFTLEASDAALSSKVQKITLNVAALPPLSLNLQLPKSEVRGETRLPLTISGPRGVRAARYVWKMPAGLNVTRIVPSNNKTVIFWKVSSGTLTMDLGFKSTPANGAQLAMLTVRPSKPVTLTASGAVTTAVGADGVALGQPVTASVPSAPAGSPSTPAAGQPSVPSTTEPSTPADQTLSVPSTPVSVPTPPVSTPATPTTPDPAPADPNTEDSGSDEPGSIPLPPMEQQTPPAPSTPGGGS; encoded by the coding sequence ATGCGACGTCGTCTCCTGTGGCCCCTGGGGCTGACCCTGAGCGTGGTGCTGGCCGCCTGCGGCAGCACCGGCACCAGCAGCACCACCAGTACCAGTGACGCCCTGTATTTCGCGACCTCCAACGTGCCGGTCGGCTACGTGGGCGAGAGCTACAGCACCGATATCCAGATGGCGGGCGGCATCGGCCCGTACAGCCTGAAGCTCACCGACGGCCAGCTGCCGGAGGGCCTGACGCTCAGCGGGCGCACCATCACCGGGCGGCCCAGCAAGGCCGGGCTCTACACCTTCACGCTGGAGGCCAGCGACGCCGCGCTCTCCAGCAAGGTCCAGAAGATCACGCTCAACGTGGCGGCGCTGCCGCCGCTGAGCCTGAACCTGCAGCTGCCCAAGAGCGAGGTGCGCGGCGAAACGCGCCTGCCGCTGACCATCAGCGGGCCGCGCGGGGTGCGGGCCGCCCGGTACGTGTGGAAGATGCCCGCGGGCCTGAATGTCACGCGCATTGTGCCGTCCAACAACAAGACGGTGATCTTCTGGAAGGTGTCGTCCGGAACCCTCACCATGGACCTGGGCTTCAAGAGCACGCCGGCCAACGGCGCCCAGCTCGCCATGCTGACCGTGCGGCCCAGCAAACCGGTGACGCTCACGGCGTCCGGCGCCGTCACGACCGCGGTGGGGGCCGACGGTGTGGCGCTCGGCCAGCCGGTGACCGCCTCGGTGCCGTCCGCCCCGGCCGGTTCGCCCAGCACGCCCGCCGCCGGGCAGCCGTCGGTGCCGTCCACCACTGAACCGTCCACCCCAGCAGACCAGACGCTCTCGGTGCCGTCCACGCCGGTCAGCGTGCCTACCCCACCGGTCAGCACTCCGGCCACCCCCACCACGCCAGACCCGGCCCCCGCCGACCCCAACACCGAGGACTCCGGTTCCGATGAGCCCGGCAGCATTCCGCTTCCGCCAATGGAGCAGCAGACCCCGCCGGCACCCAGCACTCCGGGAGGTGGCTCGTGA
- the serA gene encoding phosphoglycerate dehydrogenase — protein sequence MTSAAPTAQAAVQLQPFRVLICDEMNPGTLDFAGFDIEYVANMPRADVLRRLPEFDALITRSRTKVDRELLDAAGERLKVVGRGGVGVDNIDLDYASLKGVLVLNAPESNNVSAAELAIMHLMAAARGLTRSDSQTRKGVWDRKFLGIELKDKTLGIVGLGRIGSIVASRAQGLRMNVVAYDPYVPENKFERQDVRRAATLDELLSQVDFLTVHTPLTDETRGMIGAAELARLKPGAIAVNAARGGIIDEQALVDALHSGHLFAAGVDVFVDEPPTPDHIFLGAPNLGITAHLGANTFEAQERVGAEIVDRVLAALQGDVSKGAVNAPALDPKTMQALGGYLDLGEKLGKILAQLLPGAGDLEVTFRGEFPADPTPVLTSVLVGYLGATTDERPNMINARALARERGLNVTVREQPESPDYQTEVIVQAHQGGDRDRFRTVGGTVFGRNARLTRLRDFRVELEPEGYILIASNQDKPGAVAKLSTLLGEWGVNIAGMALGRAEKGGEALFTLTLDDGLSAEQLEQVRALDVIDSAFLVRV from the coding sequence ATGACCTCAGCCGCCCCCACCGCCCAGGCCGCCGTCCAGCTTCAGCCGTTCCGGGTGCTGATCTGCGACGAGATGAATCCCGGCACCTTGGACTTCGCCGGGTTCGACATCGAGTACGTGGCCAACATGCCGCGCGCGGACGTGCTGCGCCGTCTGCCGGAGTTCGACGCCCTGATCACCCGCTCGCGCACCAAGGTGGACCGGGAACTGCTGGATGCGGCGGGCGAGCGCCTGAAGGTGGTGGGACGTGGCGGGGTGGGTGTGGACAACATCGACCTGGACTACGCCTCCCTGAAGGGCGTGTTGGTGCTGAACGCCCCCGAGAGCAACAACGTCTCGGCGGCGGAGCTGGCCATCATGCACCTGATGGCGGCCGCACGCGGCCTGACCCGCAGCGATAGCCAGACCCGCAAGGGCGTCTGGGACCGCAAGTTCCTGGGCATCGAGCTCAAGGACAAGACGCTCGGCATCGTGGGGCTGGGGCGCATCGGCAGCATTGTGGCCAGCCGTGCCCAGGGCCTGCGGATGAACGTGGTGGCCTACGATCCCTACGTGCCGGAGAACAAGTTCGAGCGCCAGGACGTGCGCCGGGCGGCCACCCTGGACGAACTGCTCTCGCAGGTGGATTTCCTGACGGTCCACACGCCACTGACCGACGAGACGCGCGGGATGATCGGAGCGGCCGAACTGGCCCGCCTGAAGCCCGGCGCCATTGCGGTGAACGCGGCGCGCGGCGGCATCATCGACGAGCAGGCGCTGGTGGACGCGCTGCACAGCGGCCACCTGTTCGCCGCCGGCGTGGACGTGTTCGTGGACGAGCCGCCCACCCCGGACCACATCTTCCTGGGCGCGCCCAACCTGGGCATCACCGCGCACCTGGGGGCCAACACCTTCGAGGCGCAGGAACGGGTGGGGGCTGAGATTGTGGACCGGGTGCTGGCCGCGCTGCAGGGCGACGTAAGCAAGGGCGCCGTGAACGCCCCGGCACTGGACCCCAAGACCATGCAGGCGCTGGGCGGCTACCTGGACCTGGGCGAGAAGCTCGGCAAGATCCTGGCGCAGCTTCTGCCGGGCGCCGGCGACCTGGAAGTCACCTTCCGGGGCGAATTCCCCGCCGACCCCACCCCGGTGCTGACCAGCGTGCTGGTCGGGTACCTGGGCGCCACCACCGACGAGCGGCCCAACATGATCAACGCCCGTGCCCTGGCCCGCGAGCGCGGCCTGAACGTGACGGTGCGCGAGCAGCCGGAGAGCCCCGACTACCAGACCGAGGTGATCGTGCAGGCGCACCAGGGCGGCGACCGCGACCGCTTCCGCACGGTGGGCGGCACCGTGTTCGGGCGCAACGCCCGGCTGACCCGCCTGCGTGACTTCCGGGTGGAGCTGGAGCCGGAAGGCTACATCCTGATTGCGAGCAACCAGGACAAGCCGGGCGCGGTGGCCAAGCTCAGCACCCTGCTGGGCGAGTGGGGCGTGAACATCGCCGGCATGGCCCTGGGCCGCGCCGAGAAGGGCGGCGAGGCCCTGTTCACCCTCACCCTGGACGACGGCCTGAGCGCCGAGCAGCTGGAGCAGGTCCGCGCCCTGGACGTGATCGACTCGGCCTTCCTGGTGCGCGTGTAG
- a CDS encoding CBS and ACT domain-containing protein, whose product MLVRDWMTAGPVTVAPSTPVMDALKLLKEHGFRRLPVVEHGELIGITTRKDLKDAMPSRATTLSVWELNYMLSKLEVSEMMARPVITAQEDEYMEDAALRMQDHAVGGLPVLNSAGQLSGIITVSDVLRAFIDILGMHEGGRRLTLMMPDVPGSLSRAAAAVQPSNIISVATFGAREGQRRFVMRAVGEDTAGLAERVRAAGIEVQD is encoded by the coding sequence ATGCTGGTACGCGACTGGATGACCGCCGGCCCCGTGACGGTGGCCCCCTCCACCCCGGTGATGGACGCCCTGAAGCTGCTCAAGGAGCACGGCTTCCGGCGCCTGCCGGTGGTGGAGCACGGTGAGCTGATCGGCATCACCACCCGCAAGGACCTCAAAGATGCCATGCCCAGCCGCGCCACCACCCTGAGCGTCTGGGAGCTGAACTACATGCTCTCCAAGCTCGAGGTCAGCGAGATGATGGCCCGGCCGGTCATCACCGCTCAGGAGGACGAGTACATGGAGGACGCGGCCCTGCGGATGCAGGACCATGCGGTGGGCGGCCTGCCGGTGCTGAACAGCGCCGGACAGCTGAGCGGCATCATCACGGTCAGCGATGTGCTGCGCGCGTTCATTGACATTCTGGGCATGCACGAGGGCGGGCGGCGCCTGACGCTGATGATGCCGGACGTGCCGGGGAGCCTGAGCCGGGCGGCGGCGGCGGTGCAGCCGAGCAACATCATCAGCGTGGCCACCTTCGGCGCGCGCGAGGGCCAGCGGCGCTTCGTGATGCGCGCGGTGGGCGAGGACACCGCCGGTCTGGCCGAACGGGTGCGGGCGGCTGGCATTGAGGTGCAGGACTGA
- a CDS encoding MFS transporter — MSAVQRLQDWRFNTFRALRHPSYRRFWLSQMLSLVGSWMQTTAQSYLVLELTGNNSAALGWVTVAQFTPSLLLSLFAGAIIDRTPRRQILLTTQVVLMATAIALAVTTQLGIVSLPLVLMLAAIAGTANAFDMPARQSMVADFVPREDVPNAVALNSLSFNLSRTLGQAVFGLVAALGVSLLAGGNENNIARLAFPFYLNVVSFVVVIVVIATLPFPARERGNRPAMLQDIREGLHYVRGTPSIRTTLLLVGLLSATIINFNVIIPYFARAVFGLREAGFGALNAAFGLGAMVGALWQASRPNPLRNMRLGAVLLIISGALLAAVPNSLLAAPVLAACGFAMLTFLISANSSVQLSIPDLLRGRVMSLYSFVLVGMGPLGAVVSSFLISRTGPFGPRWGILVLAGLAAVVVLLLWRQVPRELPRIRG; from the coding sequence GTGAGTGCCGTCCAGCGTCTGCAGGACTGGCGCTTCAACACCTTCCGTGCCCTGCGGCATCCGAGCTACCGCCGCTTCTGGCTGTCGCAGATGCTCAGCCTGGTGGGCAGCTGGATGCAGACCACCGCCCAGAGCTACCTGGTGCTGGAACTCACCGGCAACAACAGCGCCGCGCTCGGCTGGGTCACGGTGGCGCAGTTCACGCCCAGCCTGCTGCTCTCGCTGTTTGCCGGCGCCATCATCGACCGCACGCCGCGCCGCCAGATCCTGCTCACCACCCAGGTGGTGCTGATGGCCACCGCCATCGCGCTGGCGGTCACCACCCAGCTGGGCATCGTGTCGCTGCCACTGGTGCTGATGCTGGCCGCCATAGCCGGCACCGCCAACGCCTTTGACATGCCGGCCCGTCAGAGCATGGTCGCGGATTTCGTGCCGCGCGAGGACGTGCCGAACGCGGTGGCGCTCAACAGCCTGAGCTTCAACCTGTCGCGCACACTTGGGCAGGCGGTGTTCGGTCTGGTGGCCGCGCTGGGCGTGTCGCTGCTGGCCGGCGGCAACGAGAACAACATCGCCCGGCTGGCGTTTCCCTTCTACCTCAACGTGGTGTCGTTCGTGGTGGTGATCGTGGTGATCGCCACGCTGCCGTTCCCGGCCCGCGAGCGAGGCAACCGCCCCGCCATGCTGCAGGACATCCGCGAGGGCCTGCACTACGTGCGCGGCACGCCCAGCATCCGCACTACTCTGCTGCTGGTCGGGCTGCTGAGCGCCACCATCATCAACTTCAACGTGATCATTCCCTACTTCGCCCGCGCCGTGTTTGGCCTGCGCGAGGCCGGGTTCGGGGCACTCAACGCCGCGTTCGGGCTGGGGGCGATGGTGGGGGCGCTGTGGCAGGCCAGCCGGCCCAACCCGCTGCGCAACATGCGGCTGGGGGCCGTGCTGCTGATCATCAGCGGCGCGCTGCTGGCGGCGGTGCCGAACAGCCTGCTGGCCGCCCCAGTGCTGGCGGCCTGCGGCTTTGCGATGCTGACCTTTCTGATCAGCGCCAACAGCTCGGTGCAGCTGAGCATTCCGGACCTGCTGCGGGGCCGGGTGATGAGCCTGTACTCGTTCGTGCTGGTGGGCATGGGGCCGCTGGGGGCGGTGGTGTCCAGCTTCCTGATCTCCAGGACCGGGCCGTTCGGACCGCGCTGGGGCATCCTGGTGCTGGCCGGGCTGGCCGCCGTGGTGGTGCTGCTGCTGTGGCGGCAGGTGCCGCGCGAGCTGCCCAGGATCCGGGGCTAG
- a CDS encoding OmpH family outer membrane protein, which translates to MSHANFPFMKAKLLAPIAVVAALGFGTLVPHAQTAPQKVGFVDVQKVLQAHPKNASVKAIQDKASAELNGLDKQIKAIQAKGTAATAAEKDQLTQLTTTIQAKAKDYDAQLSKAVAPIETAVDAAVASTAKAQGFSIVMDRAQAATNGLVVYADQSTDITDAVVKNLKP; encoded by the coding sequence GTGAGCCATGCTAACTTTCCGTTTATGAAGGCGAAATTACTTGCTCCCATCGCTGTCGTGGCGGCGCTGGGTTTTGGAACCCTGGTCCCGCACGCGCAGACCGCTCCCCAGAAAGTCGGCTTCGTGGACGTGCAGAAGGTGCTGCAGGCGCACCCGAAGAACGCGTCCGTCAAGGCCATTCAGGACAAGGCCTCGGCCGAGCTGAACGGGCTGGACAAGCAGATCAAGGCCATTCAGGCCAAGGGCACGGCGGCCACCGCCGCCGAGAAGGACCAGCTGACCCAGCTGACCACCACCATCCAGGCCAAGGCCAAGGATTATGACGCGCAGCTGAGCAAGGCCGTGGCCCCCATCGAGACGGCCGTGGACGCCGCTGTCGCCTCCACCGCTAAGGCGCAGGGCTTCTCCATCGTGATGGACCGCGCCCAGGCCGCCACCAATGGCCTTGTGGTGTACGCCGACCAGAGCACCGACATCACCGACGCGGTGGTCAAGAACCTCAAGCCCTGA
- a CDS encoding RNA-binding S4 domain-containing protein, which produces MTDAPERSEVMDLQDYLKLAGLVGTGGEAKFMIQTGEVRLNGEVETRRRKKIRRGDRVFIDGKEHVVEF; this is translated from the coding sequence ATGACAGACGCGCCCGAACGTTCCGAGGTGATGGACCTTCAGGACTACCTGAAGCTGGCCGGGCTGGTGGGGACCGGCGGTGAGGCCAAATTCATGATTCAGACCGGCGAGGTGCGGCTCAACGGCGAGGTCGAGACGCGCCGCCGCAAGAAGATCCGCCGGGGTGACCGGGTCTTCATTGACGGCAAGGAGCACGTGGTCGAGTTCTGA
- a CDS encoding OmpH family outer membrane protein, whose translation MKTWMLLAPLALLVTVPHAQQAKARVGIVNVQLVVQAMPGGANYVALSKKADTDLQARTQKVQELAARLRSGKATAADRTAYVDAQKAYTTTAQSYSKQLSTAFTPLASKVNAAVAAVAKSSGYSVVLDRRVALTNGLVVYANEQATDLTAAVKARVVSGK comes from the coding sequence ATGAAGACTTGGATGCTGCTTGCCCCGCTGGCCCTGCTGGTAACGGTGCCGCACGCCCAGCAGGCGAAGGCCCGGGTGGGCATCGTGAACGTGCAGCTGGTGGTGCAGGCGATGCCCGGCGGCGCGAACTACGTGGCCCTGAGCAAGAAGGCCGACACCGACCTGCAGGCCCGGACCCAGAAGGTGCAGGAGCTGGCCGCCCGGCTGCGCAGCGGCAAGGCCACCGCCGCCGACCGCACCGCGTATGTGGACGCCCAGAAGGCCTACACCACCACGGCCCAGAGTTACAGCAAGCAGCTGAGCACCGCCTTCACGCCGCTGGCCAGCAAGGTGAATGCCGCGGTGGCAGCCGTGGCCAAGAGCAGCGGCTACAGCGTGGTGCTGGACCGCCGCGTGGCGCTCACCAACGGTCTGGTGGTGTACGCCAACGAGCAGGCCACTGACCTGACGGCGGCCGTCAAGGCGCGGGTTGTCAGCGGGAAGTAA
- a CDS encoding insulinase family protein, with protein sequence MTVTDQISAGTRLGRYTVERVEPLSAIQATVYVLRHDLGARHLHVARDDDNQTFAVFFPTVPQDSTGVAHILEHIALMGSRTYPVPDPFFAMIPRSLNTFMNAMTASDWTTYLYSTRNERDYFNLLGVYLDAAFFPLLRYESFRRDGHRFEYADPADSSSELKMQGVVYNEMKGAMATPSSVLWKAVQKGLYPDLTYANNSGGEPSEIPSLTYQGLKDFHAAHYHPSNAYFYTYGNLPLERYLDAIEAGVMQHFQPNALDVSIPDQPSYSAPIEQQVSYPSSDVERGAQALVAWKLGYSFDPHQNLLWSVLSEVLLGNPAAPLYRPLIESGLGSALSDGSGYHDNFREGAFAVGLKGLSADRAPQVHRVVLDTLQQIADAGIDPALVDSALHQFEIAQKEVSNAGWPYSFKVMFRAIGPWLYGGDPVSGLNLDASLAWLAEQRAQGPVFEQAIREQLLTNPHRVSLTLVPDPEQPARQVEAEREMVARLSANFTDEDKARVVQEALSLQASQDEQDDLSLLPTLTLDDVTRTVPRPAYTLDQQGGAVVGRIEQPTSGLVYLDVQVRLPQLSGDLLEWLPLYAFAVTRSGAAGQDYVALTRRIEALTGGISASAGVGTGPERLDDLRVSITFGGKALSRNAAELVTLLRDVLAEPQFDAGRLEQLVKQRVAGVRASIVSSGNAYAGRLAAAQLSPEAALEERQSGLEALKRLEALLSTASWSEVMDRFQALQQAILTGAARIALTASQPDLGLELSSLTGLFGGQAAPSLQVPLAPRVPQARTTDTPVAYNAVAFQTVPYTHPDSPALLALSKLLGTEYLLRELREKGGAYGGNAGFDTHSGVFRMTSYRDPHIGRTYRAFREARAFLDTALSDRELTEAILSASKQLDPLTSPDTVGRMRFYGDLGGYTAELQEQYKTRLLAVTLDDLRRVMDTYLTPERAAYALVAGKDPNPETASAGLTFEVQAI encoded by the coding sequence ATGACCGTGACTGATCAGATCTCGGCCGGCACCCGGCTGGGCCGCTACACCGTGGAGCGGGTCGAACCCCTCAGCGCCATTCAGGCCACCGTCTACGTGCTGCGCCACGACCTGGGCGCCCGGCACCTGCATGTGGCGCGCGACGACGACAACCAGACCTTCGCGGTGTTCTTTCCGACCGTGCCGCAGGACAGCACCGGGGTGGCGCACATCCTGGAGCACATCGCGCTGATGGGCAGCCGCACCTACCCGGTGCCGGACCCGTTCTTCGCCATGATTCCGCGCTCGCTCAACACCTTCATGAACGCCATGACGGCGTCCGACTGGACCACCTACCTCTACTCCACCCGCAACGAGCGCGACTACTTCAACCTGCTGGGCGTGTACCTGGACGCCGCGTTCTTCCCGCTGCTGCGCTACGAGAGCTTCCGCCGCGACGGCCACCGCTTTGAGTACGCGGACCCCGCCGACAGCAGCAGTGAGCTGAAGATGCAGGGCGTGGTCTACAACGAGATGAAGGGCGCCATGGCCACGCCCAGCAGCGTGCTGTGGAAGGCCGTCCAGAAGGGCCTGTACCCGGACCTGACCTACGCCAACAACTCGGGCGGCGAGCCGTCGGAGATTCCCAGCCTCACCTACCAGGGGCTCAAGGACTTCCACGCCGCGCACTACCACCCCAGCAACGCCTACTTCTACACCTACGGCAACCTGCCGCTGGAGCGCTACCTGGACGCCATTGAGGCCGGGGTGATGCAGCACTTCCAGCCGAACGCGCTGGACGTCTCGATTCCGGATCAGCCGTCCTACAGCGCGCCCATCGAGCAGCAGGTGAGCTACCCGTCCAGTGACGTGGAGCGCGGCGCGCAGGCCCTGGTGGCCTGGAAGCTCGGTTACAGCTTCGATCCGCACCAGAACCTGCTGTGGAGCGTGCTCTCGGAGGTGCTGCTGGGCAACCCGGCGGCCCCGCTGTACCGCCCGCTGATCGAGTCGGGGCTGGGCAGCGCCCTCTCGGACGGCAGCGGCTATCACGACAACTTCCGCGAGGGCGCCTTCGCGGTGGGCCTCAAGGGCCTCAGCGCCGACAGGGCCCCGCAGGTGCATCGGGTGGTGCTGGACACGCTGCAGCAGATCGCGGACGCGGGCATTGACCCGGCGCTGGTGGACAGCGCGCTGCACCAGTTCGAGATCGCGCAGAAGGAGGTCTCGAACGCCGGCTGGCCCTACAGCTTCAAGGTGATGTTCCGGGCCATCGGGCCGTGGCTGTACGGCGGCGACCCGGTCAGCGGCCTGAACCTGGACGCCTCGCTGGCGTGGCTGGCCGAGCAGCGCGCCCAGGGGCCGGTGTTCGAGCAGGCGATCCGGGAGCAGCTGCTCACCAACCCGCACCGCGTCTCACTGACGCTGGTGCCGGACCCGGAGCAGCCGGCCCGGCAGGTGGAGGCCGAACGCGAGATGGTGGCGCGGCTGAGTGCCAACTTCACCGACGAGGACAAGGCGCGCGTGGTGCAGGAGGCGCTGAGCCTGCAGGCCAGCCAGGACGAGCAGGACGACCTGAGCCTGCTGCCGACCCTGACGCTGGACGACGTGACCCGCACCGTGCCGCGCCCCGCCTACACGCTGGACCAGCAGGGCGGGGCGGTGGTGGGCCGCATCGAGCAGCCGACCAGCGGGCTGGTGTACCTGGACGTGCAGGTGCGGCTGCCGCAGCTGAGCGGTGACCTGCTGGAGTGGCTCCCGCTGTACGCCTTTGCGGTCACGCGCAGCGGCGCGGCCGGCCAGGACTACGTGGCCCTGACGCGCCGCATTGAGGCCCTGACCGGCGGCATCAGCGCCTCGGCGGGCGTGGGCACCGGGCCGGAGCGGCTGGACGACCTGCGGGTCAGCATCACCTTCGGAGGCAAGGCGCTCAGCCGCAACGCCGCTGAACTGGTCACGCTGCTGCGCGACGTGCTGGCGGAGCCGCAGTTCGATGCGGGCCGGCTGGAGCAGCTGGTCAAGCAGCGGGTGGCCGGCGTGCGGGCCAGCATCGTGAGCAGCGGCAACGCCTACGCCGGGCGGCTGGCCGCGGCGCAGCTGAGCCCGGAAGCGGCGCTGGAGGAGCGTCAGAGCGGCCTGGAGGCCCTCAAGCGGCTGGAGGCGCTGCTGAGCACCGCCAGCTGGAGCGAAGTGATGGACCGGTTCCAGGCCCTGCAGCAGGCGATCCTGACCGGCGCGGCCCGCATCGCCCTGACCGCCAGCCAGCCGGACCTGGGACTGGAGCTGTCCAGCCTGACCGGACTGTTCGGCGGACAGGCCGCCCCCTCGCTGCAGGTGCCGCTGGCCCCGCGCGTGCCCCAGGCGCGCACCACCGACACCCCGGTGGCCTACAACGCTGTGGCGTTCCAGACGGTGCCGTACACCCATCCGGACAGCCCGGCCCTGCTGGCGCTGAGCAAGCTGCTCGGCACCGAGTACCTGCTGCGCGAGCTGCGTGAGAAGGGCGGCGCATACGGCGGCAACGCCGGCTTCGACACCCACAGCGGCGTGTTCCGGATGACCAGCTACCGCGACCCGCACATCGGACGCACCTACCGCGCCTTCCGCGAGGCCCGCGCCTTCCTGGACACGGCCCTGTCCGACCGCGAGCTGACCGAGGCGATCCTGTCGGCCAGCAAGCAGCTGGACCCGCTGACCAGCCCCGACACCGTGGGCCGGATGCGCTTCTACGGCGACCTGGGCGGCTACACCGCCGAGCTGCAGGAGCAGTACAAGACCCGCCTGCTGGCCGTCACGCTCGACGACCTGCGCCGGGTGATGGACACCTACCTGACCCCCGAGCGCGCCGCCTACGCGCTGGTGGCCGGCAAGGACCCCAACCCCGAGACCGCGTCCGCCGGCCTGACCTTCGAGGTGCAGGCGATCTGA